The following are encoded together in the Bacteroidota bacterium genome:
- a CDS encoding RNA polymerase sigma-70 factor has product MYKIDTYKGDNNFDELFRTYYKSLRTYACRYIGDIYIAEDIVQDVFFQIWERRETLGQIHSVRSYLFTAVFNRAANYLKHKKIEKNFKTDYTLAKEELEEYYMERIKDNSQSLLTQELNSQIKNCIELMPEQCRKVFLLSREKGLKNSEIADLVGISQKTVEKHITKALALLRESLEKYLIVFFNVFSILR; this is encoded by the coding sequence GTGTATAAAATAGATACATATAAAGGTGATAATAATTTTGATGAATTGTTTAGGACATATTATAAAAGTCTTAGAACTTATGCTTGCCGCTATATTGGAGATATTTATATAGCCGAAGATATTGTACAGGATGTATTTTTTCAAATTTGGGAACGCCGCGAAACTTTAGGGCAAATTCATTCAGTTCGTTCATATCTATTTACTGCTGTTTTTAACCGGGCTGCGAATTATTTAAAACATAAAAAGATAGAGAAGAATTTTAAGACGGACTATACTTTGGCGAAAGAAGAACTAGAGGAATATTATATGGAAAGAATTAAGGATAATAGTCAAAGTCTTTTAACCCAAGAGCTAAACAGTCAGATTAAAAATTGTATTGAATTAATGCCGGAGCAATGTCGAAAAGTATTTTTATTGAGCCGTGAAAAAGGTTTAAAAAATTCAGAAATTGCCGATCTGGTGGGTATAAGTCAAAAAACTGTTGAAAAGCATATTACAAAGGCATTAGCATTATTGCGTGAATCTTTAGAAAAATATTTGATTGTCTTTTTTAATGTTTTTTCGATCTTGAGGTAG